Proteins encoded within one genomic window of Saccharomyces mikatae IFO 1815 strain IFO1815 genome assembly, chromosome: 15:
- the SOG2 gene encoding Sog2p (similar to Saccharomyces cerevisiae SOG2 (YOR353C); ancestral locus Anc_7.39), protein MVATSSKRTLDPKEEYLPADKTSTSSSNTILSELAALDKSSSNGTTLKLIALNIKSISDEEVSYIQNVERLSLRKNHLTSLPASFKRLSKLQYLDLNNNSFKEIPSVLTQCPQLEILDLSSNEIEAFPEEISPFWQDNIRVLSLKDNNVSSIRNLKSITKLNKLSILDLEDNKIPKEELEQVQNYTPYHTGIPKEEYWAIAILRYLKDYSTQSISEPKISRAAKRMGFINTNLSNGAMSDNNIISLAPNANTTSNAPTSMTSSNPTLVTTGNVEPESGGTVNGTELYNHSKYNDYFKRLSILPEESLSNGHQKISHAELVVSCRKLLFSFTECQQAIRKIASFCKEKAVAVNVVSLLYSVRSHTDNLVEVLQQTENEDESHDQALIKLCLTIITSFKQIIALLRKNFETFFREDDLCFIRMFYMTLMCAYMEMYNAWSFIKEDDKTISSASKPPKKHSFSRHDTSSSITNSGGPVVNSNSALCSGNIKLLPKTRSTRAPSTSALLSNSNILVGDTSISNSTAVPLLSPNLNNAHGHGPILGHQNLISNGSCQVGVNEGKTGNDNLPRQQLLQHNKSISDSKKESMVHEPKPHPVMNSSIINASNNINITNVNITPPPMNGNGTSNSNTNVVETNIDIQLYQTLSTVVKMVSVVYNQLTSEISKIAIASTMGKQILTDSLAPKIRDLTDTCRQAMDLSKQLNERLDVLIPNDINSEKYLTSLEKLKTWEIMNSFLKVIISILANTKIVMSDVPNLNELRPNLANLAKITKDVTVILDLSSYKAVSVSANSPE, encoded by the coding sequence ATGGTAGCGACATCTTCAAAGAGGACGTTGGATCCAAAGGAGGAATATTTGCCTGCTGACAAAACGTCGACGAGTTCAAGCAACACCATATTATCCGAACTAGCAGCACTAGATAAATCAAGCTCCAATGGCACTACATTAAAGCTGATTGCCCTTAATATCAAATCGATATCAGACGAAGAGGTTAGTTATATTCAGAATGTTGAAAGGTTATCTTTAAGGAAAAATCACTTAACGTCTTTACCTGCAAGCTTCAAAAGGTTATCAAAGCTGCAGTATCTGGAtttaaataataacagtTTTAAAGAAATCCCATCTGTCTTAACACAGTGTCCTCAATTAGAGATCTTAGATCTATCCTCTAATGAGATTGAAGCATTTCCGGAGGAAATATCGCCGTTTTGGCAGGATAATATACGCGTATTATCTTTGAAAGACAATAACGTATCTAGCATACGTAATTTGAAATCGATTACAAAACTAAACAAACTTAGCATTTTAGATTTAGAGGATAATAAAATACctaaagaagaacttgAGCAGGTACAAAATTATACTCCATATCATACGGGAATCCcgaaagaagaatattggGCAATTGCCATATTGCGATATCTCAAAGATTATTCTACCCAGTCTATATCAGAACCGAAAATATCTAGGGCAGCTAAAAGAATGGGATTTATAAATACAAACTTGTCCAATGGAGCAATGAGTGACAACAATATAATTTCACTTGCCCCCAATGCAAATACCACTTCAAATGCACCTACCTCAATGACCTCATCAAATCCAACTTTGGTTACTACAGGAAATGTAGAACCAGAATCTGGCGGAACAGTGAACGGAACAGAGCTCTATAACCACTCCAAATATAACGACTACTTTAAGAGGCTATCAATTTTGCCAGAAGAGTCGCTAAGTAATGGACATCAAAAGATATCGCATGCAGAATTGGTCGTATCCTGTCGGAAGCTCCTATTCAGCTTCACTGAATGCCAACAAGCAATCAGAAAAATTGCATCTTTCTGTAAGGAAAAGGCGGTAGCAGTAAATGTAGTATCATTATTGTACTCTGTCAGGTCGCATACTGACAATCTGGTGGAGGTTCTGCAGCAAACAGAGAACGAAGACGAATCACATGACCAGGCGCTAATCAAGCTATGCCTTACTATAATCACAAGTTTTAAGCAAATTATAGCGCTGTTGAGGAAGAATTTCGAAACATTTTTCCGAGAAGATGATTTGTGTTTCATACGAATGTTTTATATGACATTAATGTGTGCTTATATGGAGATGTATAATGCATGGtcttttatcaaagaagaCGATAAAACCATCAGCTCTGCAAGTAAGCCTCCAAAGaaacattctttttcaagaCATGATACTTCATCCAGCATCACAAATAGTGGGGGACCGGTGGTAAATTCAAACAGTGCACTCTGTAGTGGAAATATCAAACTGCTGCCAAAGACGAGAAGCACAAGAGCACCATCAACGTCGGCATTGCTTTCCAACAGTAATATTCTAGTGGGAGACACGTCTATCTCGAACAGTACCGCTGTTCCACTACTGTCGCCAAATTTAAATAATGCGCATGGTCATGGTCCTATTTTGGGACATCAGAACTTAATAAGCAATGGAAGTTGTCAAGTGGGTGTAAATGAAGGAAAAACTGGTAACGATAACTTGCCAAGGCAACAACTACTTCAGCACAACAAATCCATCAGTGAttcgaaaaaagaatcgATGGTACACGAACCTAAACCGCACCCGGTTATGAATTCCTCCATTATTAACGcatcaaataatattaatattactAATGTAAATATAACTCCTCCTCCAATGAATGGAAATGGCACCAGTAACAGTAATACTAATGTAGTGGAGACAAATATTGACATTCAGTTATATCAAACATTATCAACAGTAGTTAAAATGGTGAGCGTTGTATACAATCAGTTGACTTCGGAAATATCCAAGATAGCAATTGCCAGCACCATGGGAAAGCAAATTTTGACGGACTCGTTGGCACCTAAAATTCGTGATTTGACGGATACATGCCGTCAAGCAATGGATTTATCTAAACAATTGAATGAAAGGTTGGACGTATTAATACCGAATGATATAAATTCAGAAAAGTATCTGACATCTTTGGAGAAGTTGAAAACGTGGGAGATAATGAATTCATTCTTGAAAGTAATAATATCGATTCTGGCTAATACTAAAATTGTAATGAGCGATGTGCCCAATTTGAATGAACTTAGACCTAATTTGGCCAATTTAGCCAAGATTACTAAAGATGTTACCGTGATATTGGATTTGAGTTCATACAAGGCTGTATCAGTGAGCGCCAACTCTCCGGAGTAA
- the MSC6 gene encoding Msc6p (similar to Saccharomyces cerevisiae MSC6 (YOR354C); ancestral locus Anc_7.37), with protein MLFHNVLRTVDYSKVIISRRCITFSSSISQQNNVRLHETDDEHSEIRVKDVSPFERVQNVATDLKNELKAPGSDINEVFNDFKEKMELLKQKLRNPSLMERSHLLANFSSELLQELSYKNKNMTIDPYQVLNTLCQYKLARSQHFTIVLKYLLHNQSAQDVIALWVKYLETISENPAILLQNSSSHAHTQNIAITTIAYLSLPGNTVDIKILYRILQIDDKMGQILPFNIIRRMLNTECTSLEGRDLTMKNFNDLYYQYTVQDIGHFLNQIENAPRWIDLRDLYSQYDKLEGEKNIEIITKFMDKYIDLKKPEQVVSIYNHYNTIFPNSSLLKDRLLNAVAHLRAKSSKEKLDRILAVWNSIIKPGNDIKNTSYASLVNALCDSGNFNHLKAFWEGELPQKYKKDPIVKEAFLLALCQTTPLKYDQIKEELGETVKTMKLFHKVLLLMLDDEKVSEEKFNAFYHKHYPSDGTVFPSLETLSIKMYANYKFKADDIRPEFKLLQSVSINPTEYEKVEKITKAFVSICPTIEPIRQFRKQLGTHLNARNYADFISAEFSKPGGTVDEAKGLFDDFLAYQKTRKRNVDNTPLNALLLGFCDKLYKSKKGEYIPFIEEYYHLAEDLAIRVSNLAVSKILFNLATFSRITPELGDNETRFINQFLQDVSSDEGFRPNPKDIQILKECDGIIVPEKLL; from the coding sequence ATGCTTTTCCATAATGTTTTGAGGACCGTTGATTATTCAAAGGTTATTATCTCCCGGAGATGTATCACCTTTTCAAGTTCGATATCGCAGCAGAATAATGTTCGGTTGCATGAAACAGATGACGAGCATTCAGAAATTAGAGTAAAAGATGTGTCGCCATTTGAGAGGGTACAGAATGTGGCAACGGATTTAAAGAATGAGTTAAAAGCACCAGGCTCAGATATCAATGAagttttcaatgatttcaaagagaaaatggaactgttgaaacaaaaattaCGGAATCCGTCATTAATGGAGAGATCGCACTTATTGGCgaacttttcttctgaaCTTCTGCAGGAATTAAGCTAtaaaaacaagaatatGACAATAGATCCTTATCAAGTTTTAAATACATTGTGTCAATACAAGTTGGCACGCTCTCAGCATTTCACTATCGTTTTGAAATACCTTCTACATAATCAATCGGCACAAGACGTTATTGCATTATGGGTCAAGTACTTGGAAACTATTTCAGAAAACCCAGCGATCTTACTTCAGAATAGCTCATCTCATGCACATACTCAAAATATTGCCATCACAACTATTGCTTATCTATCCTTGCCGGGAAATACTGTGGACATTAAGATTCTTTATAGGATTTTGCAAATCGATGACAAAATGGGTCAGATTTTACCCTTTAACATAATAAGAAGAATGTTAAATACAGAATGTACTTCTCTTGAAGGAAGAGACCTAactatgaaaaattttaatgaTTTGTATTATCAATACACAGTACAGGATATTGGTCATTTCTTGAACCAAATTGAGAACGCCCCTAGATGGATAGATTTAAGAGATCTCTATAGCCAATATGATAAGCTTGAAGGCGAAAAGAACATAGAGATCATAACCAAGTTCATGGATAAGTATATCGATTTGAAGAAACCCGAGCAAGTGGTGAGCATTTATAACCATTATAATACGATTTTCCCAAATTCCTCGTTACTGAAGGATCGACTTTTGAATGCAGTGGCCCATCTACGGGCCAAATCCAGTAAAGAGAAGTTGGATAGAATTTTAGCAGTCTGGAATAGTATTATCAAGCCAGGAAATGATATCAAAAACACATCATATGCGTCTTTAGTTAATGCTCTTTGCGATTCTGGGAATTTCAACCATTTAAAGGCCTTCTGGGAAGGAGAACTTCCTCAGAAATATAAGAAAGATCCTATAGTGAAGGAAGCATTCCTCCTGGCCTTATGTCAAACGACGCCATTAAAGTATGATCAAATAAAAGAGGAATTGGGAGAGACTGTTAAAACTATGAAACTGTTCCACAAGGTTCTGTTACTGATGttagatgatgaaaaagtaagtgaagaaaaattcaacgCGTTTTATCATAAGCATTACCCATCAGATGGTACAGTATTCCCTAGTTTGGAAACTTTAAGCATTAAAATGTATGCTAATTATAAATTTAAAGCAGATGATATACGTCCAGAGTTTAAGCTATTACAAAGTGTTTCTATAAACCCCACCGAGtatgaaaaagttgaaaaaatcactAAAGCTTTTGTGTCAATATGCCCCACTATTGAGCCAATTCGTCAATTCCGTAAACAGTTAGGAACTCACCTGAATGCTAGGAATTATGCAGACTTTATTTCTGCAGAGTTTAGTAAACCGGGCGGCACAGTGGACGAGGCGAAGGGCTTGTTTGATGACTTTCTAGCCTATCAAAAGACCAGGAAAAGGAACGTGGATAATACGCCGCTGAATGCGTTGTTGTTAGGATTCTGCGATAAACTTTACAAGAGTAAAAAGGGTGAATATATTCCCTTTATTGAAGAGTACTACCATTTGGCTGAGGATTTAGCGATTCGGGTGTCGAACTTGGCggtttcaaaaattttattcaaCTTGGCTACTTTCTCACGCATTACTCCGGAATTAGGTGACAATGAAACTCGTTTTATTAACCAATTTCTGCAAGATGTAAGTAGTGATGAAGGTTTTCGTCCAAACCCCAAAGATATAcaaattttaaaagaatGTGATGGAATTATCGTTCCGGAAAAGCTCCTTTAA
- the GDS1 gene encoding Gds1p (similar to Saccharomyces cerevisiae GDS1 (YOR355W); ancestral locus Anc_7.34): MALANSRPLQIPTLENEILHNSNSPVFQVNSMGFTTRADTISNPGTDLIGNQPGISLDDSSLSGSSFSSQETKASKSRKDSGVPKKDNPLLEISKLIPVTGERPKPENRDSPLDDDVLHAVFIILWEMDPTQQGMTVKQLCDLLLQKHPDMSNLSTKLSNLISAKLNAYVKKIEKGEKTLIYALSREWSNSSPRRMLYIYRGVLSPDYKEHAQAVTMQLKQQLEISGDPSDSNSNNKRKRESSSNQLTNSESFTNSMTDMKSLSSNSSFSKNLNVGNLAFSLSPEFNIPYSTSPVSLNLSPSMSNNQQQLLSSSAAPKGKKNNKKRNYTDDDDIDSVTDSKKTKTAKPGKQSKSLSTPKKVPSSTSLSAFDGSKNISPDSSLSHGTSSSTYVTAAAAAPRLSKLLPKNGFKKNSRSSSELAAIHKVISTQTPIESSSESSVYNNSNSSNSSSSSGSPVSSSAAASSAESLSDLNSSQDNGKESNPGSQEPRNEVTNWMKIVRNGFLTHDIEAPESISLDDLDNIFN; this comes from the coding sequence ATGGCATTGGCAAATTCCAGGCCTTTGCAAATACCAACCCTAGAGAATGAAATTCTCCATAACTCAAATTCTCCAGTATTTCAAGTGAATTCAATGGGGTTTACGACAAGGGCTGACACTATTTCTAATCCAGGAACTGATCTTATTGGTAATCAGCCGGGAATTTCCCTTGATGATAGTAGCTTATCCGGTTCTTCGTTTTCATCGCAGGAAACCAAGGCCTCCAAGTCTAGAAAGGACTCTGGTGTTCCTAAAAAAGACAATCCTCTATTAGAAATATCTAAATTAATTCCTGTTACCGGTGAAAGACCCAAACCCGAAAATAGAGATTCACCTCTGGATGATGATGTCCTTCATGCGgtttttataatattatgGGAAATGGACCCAACTCAACAAGGTATGACTGTTAAACAACTGTGCGATTTGCTTCTGCAAAAGCATCCGGATATGTCCAATTTATCAACCAAGTTGTCAAATTTGATATCAGCAAAACTGAACGCCTATGTCAAGAAGATTGAGAAGGGTGAAAAGACATTAATCTATGCTTTATCAAGAGAATGGTCGAATTCATCACCTAGAAGGATGCTTTATATATACAGAGGTGTACTATCTCCTGATTATAAAGAACATGCTCAAGCTGTCACAATGCAACTTAAACAACAATTAGAAATATCTGGTGATCCAAGCGACTCCAATTCAAAtaacaagagaaaaagagaatccAGCAGTAACCAACTAACTAACAGTGAATCTTTCACAAATTCGATGACTGACATGAAAAGCCTGTCTTCTAAcagttctttttcaaagaatttgaatGTAGGAAATTTggcattttctttgagtCCAGAATTCAACATACCTTACTCTACCTCCCCGGTGTCACTAAATCTTTCTCCATCAATGAGCAATAACCAACAGCAATTACTGTCATCTAGCGCAGCACCGAAGggtaagaaaaataataagaaaagaaattacacagatgatgatgatattgacTCAGTGACGGACTCAAAAAAGACTAAAACCGCAAAACCTGGAAAGCAAAGCAAATCTTTATCCACTCCCAAAAAGGTGCCTTCTTCTACATCGCTATCTGCGTTTGACGGTTCCAAGAATATTTCGCCAGATTCTTCTCTCTCTCATGGTACATCTTCAAGTACTTATGTTACTGCAGCTGCTGCCGCGCCAAGACTTTCCAAACTTCTGCCAAAAAATggattcaagaaaaattcacgTAGTTCCTCCGAACTGGCAGCTATTCATAAAGTAATCTCCACACAGACTCCAATTGAAAGTTCTTCAGAGAGCTCTGTGTACAATAACAGCAACAGTAGCAatagcagcagcagcagtgGTTCGCCGGTGAGCAGTTCCGCTGCTGCTTCTTCCGCCGAATCGTTGTCCGACCTCAATTCAAGTCAGGATAATGGAAAAGAATCAAACCCAGGTTCCCAAGAACCACGAAATGAAGTTACGAATTGGATGAAAATTGTGAGAAATGGATTTTTGACCCATGATATTGAAGCTCCAGAATCAATATCATTAGATGACCTAGATAATATAttcaattga